The following is a genomic window from Acidisarcina sp..
ACGTTGGCCGCACTCGCCGGCTTCTTTGCGCTCGTCAAGATCGCCAGCTACTGGATGGGGAAACCAATCCCGGCAGTCGAAATTTCACAATCTGTAAGCGCACTGCCCCTGTATGCCTTCTACTCGCTGGTACGCATTGGAGCGGCATATCTTCTAAGCCTGATCTTCGCCGTGGGTTATGGCTATATCGCAGCCTACAACCCCCGCGCAGAAGGCCTGATGATCGCGATTCTCGACATCCTGCAATCCATTCCCGTCCTCAGCTTCCTTCCAGGCGTCATGTTGGCGATGGTGGCGCTCATCCCTACACGCCAGTTGGGCATTGAGATGGGTGCGATCCTGCTCATCTTCACGGGTCAGGTGTGGAACATGGCCTTCAGCTTCTATTCTTCGCTGAAGAGCATTCCGCGGGAGTTGCGCGAGGCAGCCAATATCTACCGCTTCTCAGCCTGGCAGCGATTCTGGCAACTTGAGCTTCCCTACTCTGCCATCGGCCTGGTATGGAACTCGATGGTATCCGTCGCCGGCGGCTGGTTCTTCCTGATCGCCTGCGAGATGTTCGTATTGGGCGACCGCGATTTTCGCCTGCCCGGATTGGGATCGTACCTGCAGACCGCGGCGAACTCCGGCAACAGCCGGGCTATAGTGTGGGGACTTGCGACGATGGTCCTGATCATCGTCGCCATGGACCAGTTGATATGGCGCCCGGTGATCGCATGGTCAGACCGCTTTAAGTTCGAGATGTCCGAGAGCAGTGATCGTGTCAGCTCGCCAATCCTTCATCTCCTGCAGAGATCCAGCTTCCTCACTCTATTGCGGGAAAAGACCATCGATCCCTGGGGCGAGAGTATCTATCGACACCTGGCCCAACACTCCGCGCAACGCAGGATCGAACCGCTGGAGGATCAAGGAAAGAGAAAGATTCCACCGTTAGCGATCGTTCTGGCGATTGTCGCCGCACTCGTCGTCTTGTATGCCGCAACGCAGGCTCTCGCAATGCTGCGGCATATTCAGATCAGCGAAGTAAAGCTGCTCCTTATGGGTGCGGGCTCTACCTTTCTCCGCGTGAATGCTTCCCTTCTCATCGCCTCTCTCTGGACAATTCCAGTTGGAGTCATGATTGGCTTTAACCCCAGGCTGGCACGCTTTACGCAGCCAATCACGCAGATCGCAGCCGCATTCCCGGCGCCCTTCCTGTTCCCTATTATCATCGTGGGACTGCAACACCTCGGCCTCGGCCTGGGAGTCGGCTCCATCGTTCTGATGCTGCTCGGCACGCAGTGGTACATCCTCTTCAATGTGATTGCCGGGGCGATGGCCATCCCCTCCGACCTGCGTGAGGTTGCCGACCTCTTCCATTTCAGCAACCTGCAGCGATGGACTACCGTCATCCTCCCAGGAATCTTTCCTTATCTCCTAACCGGTCTGGTGACTGCATCGGGAGGCGCATGGAATGCAAGCATCATCGCGGAGTACTACAACCTGAGGGGGCATACCCTGCAGACTCTGGGTCTTGGCGCACAGATCAGTGCCGCCTCCGACAAGGGACAATTCCCGATTCTGTTGCTGGCCACCATGATTATGGCTACGATGGTCGTCACCATCAATCGCCTGGTATGGAGGAGGCTCTATCGCCTGGCGGAGACAAGATACAAGCTGGAAGGATAAGTTCACTATAGTGCGATCATGAAATCCAGAACTACGGGGCCAATCGTAATTGCCACTCTTGTCGCCACAACTTTCATTGTGGCCGGCAATGCATGGCTTTCGCTTCGCTCTATCAAGGAGCTGGACCAGAGCCAGAACCTCGTGACCCATACCTGGCAGGTGATCACAGCGGTCGAGCGAATCACCAATAGCTTCAAAGATGCCGAGACAGGCACCCGTGGCTATATGCTCACCGGCGATCCTCTCTATCTCGGTCCTTACCAGCTCGCTCAACATGATCTCCCCATAGAGCTGGAAACGGTAAAGAAACTCACCGCTGACAATCCTGACCAGCAGGAGCGGATACGAAGGCTCAGCGAAATCACTCTGCAGCGCATGCAGATGCTCGACAAGGGAATTCAGGAGTATCGCCGGCACTCGGTAGATCCCGCACACCACGCGACGGAGCAGAGCATCGCAGGAAAGGCGGCGATGGATCAGGTTCGCTCCATCGTTGCTGAAGTTCAATATGACGAACAGGTTCTACTGAATCATCGTGTTGCCAGCTCTCGTAACAGTGCGGATCGCGCCCGGGAGACCAGCCTCCTTGCAAGCTTCATAGACCTTCTCCTCATCCTCCTTATGATCCGCTACATCCTTCGCGAGCGGCAGGTGAGGATCGAGACCGACCTTCTGAACGACAACCTGCATAGGCTGCAAATCATCAGTGATACAGCCTTAAGCCAGCTTAGCCTGGACAATCTCACCGCGGAATTGTTGGATCGTCTACGAAACGTACTGGCTGCGGACTGCACCGTACTGTGCCTGTGGAGCGATGGCGAGCTGAGAATCCAGGCGGCAAGCGGCGCCTCAATCCGCCAGGGACAGATTGTCCCAATCACCTCCGACAGTCCACTCTACCGAGTCATTCACCGCGGGCAAGTTGCGTCGATCAGTGAAGCCTCGTCTGCGATTCCCATTGAGGAATTGCGCGGCAAAATGGCAGCGTTTCTCATGCTTCCACTGGTTATTTCTGGAAGGGTTCAAGCTACTCTTATCGCGGGAAGACAGGAAGCGCGCGCTTTCTCTGAGCAGGAACGGGACCTGCTCTTCCTTGCCGCGGATCGAATTGGCATTTCGCTGGACCGAGCCAATGCCTATGAAGCAGAGCGCGCCGCACGGCGACTCGCAGAGAGCCACTCCAATGCAGTACGAATACTCAACAGCGAACTCGAAGCCAGGGTGAAGCTCAGAACTACGGAACTCGAAGTTGCGAATCAGGAGTTGGAGGCCTTCAGCTACTCGGTTTCCCACGATCTTCGCGCCCCGCTGCGCACAGTGGATGGCTTCAGTCTTGCCCTGGAAGAAGACTATGCAGCCCGCCTGGATGATACAGCGCGCAATTACCTTGGCAGAATTCGCTCCAGCGTCCAGCGCATGGGTCAATTGATCGATGCCCTGCTGCAGCTTTCACGTATCACCCGTGCTGAACTCGTACGCGAACCAATTGACGTGACCCGAATGGCGTCAGAAGTTATGCACGAGTTGGAGCAGCTAAACCCGGATCGGGAGATTGAATTCAACGTCGAGCCGGGACTCCAAACGACAGCCGATCCAAAACTATTGCGTGTCGCGCTCGAGAACCTTCTCGGGAACGCCGTGAAATTCACAGCGAAAACCGCACATGCGCAGATCAGCATGGGTAAAGAAGCAGGCTCCGGCGAATTCTTTCTCCGCGACAATGGAGCAGGGTTTGACATGAACTATGTCAACAAGTTATTCAATGCCTTTCAGCGTCTCCATGGGGACAAAGACTTTAAGGGATCAGGGATTGGGCTGGCAACGGTTGCCCGCGTTATCCGCCGGCATCACGGGGAAATCCGTGCCGAAGGCAAAGTAGGGGAAGGCGCAACCTTTCGGTTCACGCTAGGATGATTGGAGAGCTCTTTTGGTTAGGACGGGTTCCCATGATTGATAAAGCACGCGTCATTCTGCTGGTGGAAGATGACCCGGATCACGAAGCACTTACGAAGCGTGCTTTGAAGAAGTCCAACGTGGCAAATGACATTGTCGTAGCACACGATGGCGAAGAGGCGCTGCATCTGCTCTTCGATCCTCCGCCTGCCGGTTTGCATACGCTTCCTCAGGTTGTGCTGCTCGACCTGAAGTTACCGAAGATAGATGGATTGGAAGTACTGCGCGCAATCCGCACGAAGGAGATCACGCGCCTGCTGCCTGTGGTCATCCTTACATCTTCCGACGAAGAGAGCGATATGGTCCGCAGCTATAGCCTTGGCGTGAACAGCTACATTCGCAAACCAGTAAACTTCAGTGAATTCGCCGAAGCAGCACGACAACTGGGAATGTACTGGCTGGTATTAAACGAATGCCCACCTACGAACAAGTAACCCGACGGCATTTGGAGATCCTGCTGGTCGAGGACAGCGAGGATGACGCTGCCCTGCTGGAGTTGTACCTCAAACGGTCGGGCTACGCACCTGTAATCACTCGGGTGGAAACCGCGGCAGAGATGTCCCAGGCTTTGGCGGATCCTGCCCATCCATGGGACGTTATTCTCGCGGATTACAACTTACCTTCCTTTAGCGCACCGCAGGCGTTAAGGCTCCTGAAGTCCACCACACTTGACCTGCCATTCATCGTAATGTCTGGAGCTGTAACCGAAGAAACCGCCGTAGCCTCCATGCGAGCCGGCGCCCACGACTATGTTTCCAAGCAGAATCTTGCCCGGCTGATTCCCGCGATCGAACGCGAAATCGGCGAAGCCAAAGACCGCCGCGACAGGCTTGCCGCCGAACGTGCTCTGCGCCTGAGTGAAGAACGGTTTCGCCAATTGGTAGAAGCCATGCCCCTGGGATTGCTGCTCAGCGATCGCGCTGGACGAATCCTCTATGGCAACGCCGCTCTGCTGAAGCTTCTCGGATACAGCAAGCAGGAAATTGAAAGTGGCACCATCACCTTCGCGCAACTCTTCGCCCCGAAAACAGGCCACAGCGGCGCATCGCACGATGCATGGGAAGGCCACGGGGAGCCGGTTGAGACTTCTTTGATAACCCGGGAGGGAGCAGTTGTGCCAACGCTGATGGGAACCGCCCTGCTCAACCCTCAGTCCCCACCCTATGAACAGCAGATTGCGGCTTTTCTCGCCGATCTTACCGACCAGAAGCGCGGGCAGGATGTTCTGCGCCGAACGGAAAAGCTCGCGGCAGCCGGACGCATGGCGGCTTCTATTGCTCACGAAATCAATAACCCGCTCGAGGCTGTCACCAATTGCCTCTATCTCATCGCTCAAACGGACTTAACTGAGGATGGCCAAAAATATGTCAACCTGGCGCAGACAGAATTGGAACGAGTCATCCACATTACCACCCAGACACTGCGCTTTTATCGCCAGAACTCGCAACCGGTAAAGACCGACGTCCACGATCTAATCGAGACCGTTCTCGCTCTCTGGGACAAGAAATTGCACAGCTACGGTATCAGAATCGACCGCCGCCTGGAACAGATACCGAGGATCGTCGCGTACGATGGCGAAGTGCGTCAGGTGATCGCGAACCTTATCTGCAATGCCATGGATGCAATGCAGAACAGCGGCGGCAAACTGGTGGTGCACACAGCTCCTGCAACCGATTGGAAGCAACTCACCCCAGGCATCGCCATCACCATAGCCGATACGGGCTCGGGCATGGATCGAAAAACACTGGAGCGGATCTTCGAACCATTCTTTTCGACTAAAGGCCTCACCGGAACGGGCCTTGGTCTCTGGGTAAGCCATGAACTGATCGAAAAACACTACGGATCGATCTCGGTGCGAAGCTGGGCGGCGCAACCAAGCGGCACGGTCTTTCGTTTGTTTCTGCCGCTGGAGCCGCCCGCAGCATACAGCCTCGATACTCTCTAGGTCATCGCAACAGCCTGAAAAGAAATACATCCCGAGTAACACTTCCCTTTTGATCGAGCCTCCCAAGGATTTATTTCGTCTGGCAAGGCAAGTCCAATGGCAAGCTTTTACGAATGGAAAGGCTGACGCGGACCCCAAGTCTGCAGCATAATAGAGCTACTCCCATCCTCGAGGACATGTAACCGTGACGGATACAATTCGCACTTGTGTTATCGGCTTTGGCCAGGCAGGACGTTTTTTTCACACAGCCGTCGTCCATGCTGTTCCCGGACTTGAACTCACTGGCATTGTGCAGCGCCATGGGAATGAGGCGGCACAGGAGTATCCCTCAGCCACCATTTACCGGGAGGCGCAGGATGCCATCGATGACCCCAGGCTCCAGCTCATTGTGGTTGCAACGCCGAACGAAAGCCACTTCGATCTCGCGCGGCGTGCGCTGGAAGCAGGAAAGCACGTCGTCGTCGACAAGCCTTTTACGCTCAGCTCCAGCGATGCCGCAAAACTTGTAGAGCTAAGCCGCGCTAAGAACCTTGTTCTCTCGGCCTACCAGAACCGGCGCTGGGACGGTGATTTCCTGACATTAAAGGACCTTGTCGATGCGCACAAGGTGGGTTCGCTCGTTAGCTACGAATCCCACTTCGACCGCTGGCGTCCGCAGCGCAAACCGGAAGTCTGGCGCGAGAGTGGCGCAGCCGGCGGCGGTCTGACATGGGATATCGGTCCCCATCTTATCGATCAGGCATTAGTGCTCTTCGGCCCTCCGAAGGCAGTGTTTGCGGATATACGCACGGAGCGCGAAGGCGCCATCACGGATGACGCATTCGACATCCGTCTCTACTATCCCAAGCTCTCGGTTCTGCTGCGCGTCACCAGCCTGGCGCTCGTTCCCGGACCGCGCTTCGCCATCTATGGCAACAAAGGATGTTACATCAAGTATGGACTCGACCCGCAGGAAGAGGCCCTCAAACGCGGAGAGCGCTTCGAGTCTCCCGCATGGGGAACGGAGCCTCCACAGAACTGGGGCATCCTCACTCTTGAGGAAGAGGGCGCTCACGTCGCCATGCCGGTTGAGACGCGCACCGGGGACTACCGAGGCTATTATGCGAATGTGCGGGATGCGATCCTGGGCCGCGCTCCCCTGGCCGTTACCGGCAGTCAGGCGTGGCGCGTCATCCGCATGGTGGAGCTCGTCCTCGAAAGCCACCGCAAGCGCGCTGTACTCGATTGCGATCTGCAACAGTTTCCTGACTGATGTTGAGTCAAACAATGATGCAGCTTCTTTCTTGAAAAGAAGCTGCATCGGAAACGCCCGGTGAGTAAGCCCATCCTTCGCGTCGGAATTCTAAGACTCCCCCGCAGAACTACCGTTCTGGATTGGCTCCCGTACTATTGCGAACGATCAGTTGAGGCTCAATCCGGTACTCTACTCCGGGCCGTTCTTCCTTCGGATTCTCGGTGTAGAGTGCATGGAAAGCGCGTTCGGCGATCTCCGACCGCGAAAGCCGAACCGTGGTCATCGTCGGATGCATAAAGGAGCACAGCTCAATGTCATCGAAGCCTGCGACGGAAATATCCTCCGGCACGCGCAGGTTCCTTTGGTGAATCGCGCCTATGGCTCCAATAGCCGTCAGGTCATTGGACGACACCACCGCTGTTGGCCAGGGTTTGCGATCCAGCAGACGCTCCATTGCGAGGCGGCCTCCATCCGGGCGATGGTTGGCCAACTCCATCAGCTCGTCCTTCAGCGGAATTCCATACTCTTCCGCGGCTGCGAGAAATGCATCGCGACGCGCACGCGCGGAGGCCAGATTCATCGGCCCGGAGATGAATGCGATGCGCTCATGGCCTAACTCCACCAGATGTGCCAGAGCCGCCCGGATTCCCTTCCCATAGTCGACGACGATGTTGCTGATGCCCATGCCCAGTCGGCCGGTATCCAGAAACACGATGGGAATATGACGGCTGCTCAGGCGATCGATGAGGTGAGCATCCATCTCGGAAGTCATGATGGCGACTCCGTCTACCTTGCGCTCCAGCATGCGCTGTACGCAAAGTTCTGTGCGCTCCGAACTGTAGCCAGTGTTCGCGATGATCACGTCCTGGCCATGGGTTACCGCCACATCCTCAAAGCTCTTAACCAAATCCGGAAAGAATGGATTCGTGATGTCCGAGATGATCAAACCATACAATCGGCTGCGTCCCGAACCGAGGGCTCGAGCGTTGGTATTCGGATAATAGTTCAGTGCCAGTATGGCGGTACGCACCCGCTCGGCGGTCTCCGGAGAAACTTTGTCTGAGCCGTTGATCGTACGCGATACTGTCGCGGTCGAGACGTTAGCCTTCCTGGCTACCTCTCGAATATTCATGGACATCCCCGAGGAGAAACAGAATTTGCTGTGTCAGTCTATGCAATAAATGCAAGAGAAACAACAGCTTTCACAAAATTGCCGAATGTCGCCCTTAACATGCATCCAGTATGGACCCATCGACATACCGATGAATTTATAGTTTGCCTGGTCCGCGTAAGACAGCGGCAGACCGCCGTTCCCTCCTGAGTCGCATCGACCGGTCCTTTTTTGTCCCCCTAACTTTCCCACCGCCGACAACTCTGCCACTTGACAGTCGCATGTTTCGGGGACCACCATTATGACCGTGAGTCATATATGGTCGTTGGTCGCAATATAGAATCTCCCGGCCTCGCAAATACTCTTGATTCCCAGGGGCTCCCGCATCTCCAAAGCATGGGACGTCGCGAGCGTCGCGCCGCAGAGACACGCCTTCGCCTGTTTCGCAGCGCGCTCCAGTTGATCGCAGAGCGTGGACTTTCCCATGTTACGGTCGAAGACATTACGAAAGCGGCGGATGTCGGCAAGGGGACATTTTTCAATTACTTCCCTACGAAAGACCATGTCCTCGGCGTGATGGCCGAAATTCAGCTCGGCAAAGTGCACGAGGCCCTCGATCAGGCCACGAGCGGCAAACGCACCATTCAGTATGTGCTCCGCCATCTCATGGCTCGCATTGGGGAGGAGCCTGGGCGCAGCCCCGATCTTGCCCGCGCCTTTATATCATCCTTTGCAGCCAGCGCAGTGGTTCGAGAGCAGATCGATCGCAACATGCTCGATGGGCGGGGTATGGTCGCGAAGATCATTGAGATCGGCCAGCAACGTGGCGAGATCGATTCACGCCTGAAGAAAGAAAAGCTGGCATGGCTGCTCCAGCAAACATTCTTCGGAACTCTTCTGGTGTGGTCTTTGCATGGCGAGCCACCGCTGCAGGATTTAGTTCATGAAAACTTTAAATATTTCTGGAGAGCGATAGCCGCTCCCCGCCGAAGGTGAAGGCGATGAAGCGAAACTTTGTCAGTCTTATCCTCTGCCTGCTGATTGTTGTCAATTGTCGGTCCGGGCGGACCCAGGAAGCAACGATCTACCGCCTGACAATGCGCGACGCCATAGAGAAGGGCCTGCGGGAAAACCTCTCCGTCCTTGTTGCAAACACTCGTATCGACGAGGCCAGCGGAACGAGGGTACGGCGCATGTCTGCTGCTCTTCTTCCACGTGTTCAGGCAGAGAGCTATGCCAGCCTGCAAAACAGGAATCTGCGCGCATTTGGTATTGCGTTCCCCGGCGTCCCATCGGTCGTGGGCCCATTTTCCAACTATGACTTCCGCGTCTCCGCAACACAGAATGTTCTCGACCTTCAGGCCTATCGAAGCTGGAAGGCAAGCGAGCATGCCGTCGATGCCAACAGAATGGACTATCAGGACGCTCGCGATCTCATCATACGAGCCATCGCCGGTCTATATCTCAATGCGGAGTCTGCCGCCGCGCGAGTGGATGCAGCGCAATCCCGCGTAACCGAATCCAGTGCTCTGTATCAGCTTGCCAAAAACAAACACGATGCGGGAACTGCCACTGGTGTCGATGTCCTTCGCTCCCAGGTACAACTCGCCAATGACAAACAGGCATTGCTGGCAACACAGAATCAGCACAAACAAGCATTGCTTATTCTGGCGCGCAATCTCGGCATCGAGCCCGCTGCTCCATTGGAACTAGCCGAATCGCTTCGCTATCAACCGCTCGATCATCCAGCGGCTGAAAGCATCTTGTCATCGGCACTGCTCGCGCGGCCCGATTACCTCTCCCTGGCAAGCCAGAGAAAGGGACTAATCGACCAGCAGCGAGCCAATCATGCACGCTATCTTCCCCGGCTCAGCATCAATGGTAACTATGGCGGGTTGGGACGCACCATCGGCAGCGTTCAAGGTACAGGCCTCCTTCAGGGCCAGGTCGATATCACTCTCTTCGACCGGGATCGCAATGGTGAAGAACAAGAGCTTGCCAGCCGTCTCAAGCGCATCGACGAACAGATTGCTGACCTGCGTCGCGGTATCGATCAGGATATTCGCGAGGCGCTGCTGAACCTTGAGTCTGCTTCCGCGCAGGTGGCCGTGGCCAGCGAGGGCCAGGGTCTTGCGCAGCGGGAGCTTCAGCTCGCGCAGGATCGATTCCGGTCAGGCGTCACGAATAATGTTGAGGTCGTTACTGCGCAGGACGAGCTGGCCCGCGCACAGGAGAACTACATTCTTGCTGTTTCCAGCTACGCGGATGCGAACTTCGCTTTGGGGCGTGCTGCAGGCGGCACGGAGAAGAACATCGGCGAATATCTGGGTAATCCCTGAACCACCGGGATGCTGCGTGTGTATCAGAGAAACCCAGCCTGCGAGGTTTGAATCTATGAAACGTCGTCTTATTGTTCTGGTTGTATTGGCGGCCCTGGTTGCCGCCGGAGTGTATCTCTATCCGCGCTTCAAGCGGAAAGCTCCGCCCGCCAACCAGCTCACGCTCTCCGGTAATATTGAAGCGCACGAGAGCCTGGTCGGCTTCAAGGTGCCAGGACGCATCGTCGAACTTCCCATCGAAGAAGGCCAGTGGATCGAACGCGGCACCCTGATTGCACGCCTGGATCAGGCCGACTACCAGCAGAAGGTGCACATCGATCAAGCTAACGTTGGCGTGCGCCAGTCCAATCTCAATCTCGTTCTCGCCGGTACTCGCGAGCAGGACATCAAGGCCGCGCAGCAGACTATGCTCGATGCGCAAGCCGACCTGCAGCAGAAGAAGCTGGATGCGCAACGCGCCGAGCGGCTCTACAGCGAAGACGCCATCTCGGCGCAGGATCGCGATCTTGCCGAGACTGCGCTCAAGCGTGCCCAGGCATCCTTTGAAGCCAACGAGCAGCGCTACAACAAAGCCCAGGAAGGCAACCGCAAAGAGGACGTAGCCATCGCGCGCGCCGACCTCAACGCGGCACGCGCCAACCTCGGTATGTCGCACGTCAATCTGAGCTACTCAACTTTGTATGCTCCAACATCCGGCGTCATCACCGTGCGCCAGGCGGAACAAGGAGAGGTGGTTGTTCCGGGCACACCCGTAGTTACCCTCGCCGATCTTGATCACATCTGGCTACGCGCCTATCTTGCTGAGACCGATCTTGGCCGCGTTCGCTGGGGACAGGATGCTGTCATCACCACAGACACCTACCCCGGCAAGCAATACCACGGACGAATCTCGTTTATTGCCTCGAATGCCGAGTTCACTCCGAAGAGTGTGCAAACGTATCAGGAGCGCGTAACGCTGGTCTACCGGATCAAGATTGATATCGACAACACGAATCACGAATTGAAGCCCGGCATGCCAGCAGATGCCCACGTCACGATTGCAGGGAGCAGCAACTCCGCGCCGCAACAAAAGAACGTGCAGGAGAAGTGATGGCAGCTCCTTCGTCATCCGCGATCACGGTTCGCGATCTCACAAAGAGCTTCGCTGGAGTCTGCGCCGTCGATCATCTCTCGTTCGATGTGCAGCCCGGAGAGATCTTCGGCCTGGTCGGACCGGATGGCGCAGGCAAAACAACAACTCTGCGCATGCTCGCCGGCATCATGCTGCCAGACGAAGGCGGAGCCACTGTCGCCGGCGTTGATGTGGTGCGCACTCCGGAGGCTGCCAAACACGACCTTAGCTACATGCCGCAGCGGTTCGGCTTATACGAGGACCTCACCGTCACCGAAAACATTCGCTTCTATGCCGATCTCTTTGGCGTAAAAAGAGCAGAACGAGACACGCGTGCTGCGCAACTGCTTCAGGCCGCGGGGATGAGCGAGTTCCCCAAGCGCCTTGCTGGAAATCTTTCCGGCGGAATGAAACAGAAACTGGGACTCGTCTGCGCCCTGATTCATCGGCCCAGGATTGTTCTTCTCGACGAGCCTACAACCGGCGTCGATCCGGTTTCACGCAGGGATTTCTGGCGCATTCTCTATGAGCTCATCTCCGAAGGTATCGCCATCCTCACATCGACTGCTTACCTGGATGAGGCAGAGCGCTGCCATCGTGTCGCATTGTTGCATCAAGGCAAGCTGCTCTTCTGCGACACTCCAGACAATCTAAAGATGAAGTTTGGAAAAGACGTGCTGTCGATTCCATCCTCGGATGCACGCCGCGCCCATCAAGAACTAGAACATGCGGAGGGAATCTCGAGTCTGATCCTGACTGGCGATGGCGTGCACGTAGTCGTAGACAATGCTGGCCGTCGCATCCCGGAATTCGAGAATCGGCTGCGCAACTCTGGCATTCCTTACGATGCAATCCGTCAGGTTACGCCAACCATCGAAGACCTCTTCGTGGATGCTGTAACGAGTGGGCAAGGAGTATCGCCCCATGACTGAGAACGGCAACTCCGTCGTGGTCGACAATCTCGTGAAGAAATTTGGAGATTTCGTGGCTGTCGATCACATCAGCCTGGAAACACGGAAAGGCGAAATCTTTGGCTTTCTCGGCCCGAATGGCGCAGGCAAGTCCACGACGATTCGAATGCTCTGCGGCCTGCTTCGGCCCACCTCTGGCCGAGCCGTGGTTGCAGGCTTTGATGTCAGCCGCGCTCCTGAGATGGTTCGACAGAACATCGGCTACATGTCGCAAAAGTTTTCGCTCTATAACGATCTTAAGGTCATCGAAAACCTTCGCCTCTTTGCCGGTCTCTATGAAGTTCGTTCCAGCGAACTCAAAGCACGCATCGATTGGGCTCTCGAGATGGCGAATCTGAAGGGCCGGGAGGATTCCCTCGTAAGCACGCTTCCCGGCGGTTGGAAGCAACGTCTTGCCCTCGGATGCGCCGTCTTGCATAAGCCACCTGTCCTATTTCTTGACGAGCCTACCTCCGGTGTCGATCCTATCTCGCGCCGCCAGTTCTGGGATCTGATCCACCAGATGTCGGGAGAAGGTGTGACGGTCTTCGTCACCACCCACTACATGGAAGAGGCAGAATACTGCAACCGGCTCGCACTGATTTTTCGCGGCAAAATGGTCGCGCTCGGCACTCCTTCAGAACTCAAGCAGAAATCGATGACAGGAGATTTGCTGTTGGTCGAATGCGAGCCGCTCGGTCCGGCGGTGGAAGCATTGCAATCCGCTCCAGATGTCCTCGATGCAGCTGTCTTTGGAAATGCGCTGCACCTGGTTGTGAAGCATGCCGATGCCGCAATACCCGCAGTGAAAGGCTATCTGCGAAACCATGGTGTGACCGTAAGACGCGTCGAGACGATTCGTCCCAGCCTGGAGGACGTCTTCGTCGCTCTCACCGCGGAGTCAAAACCGTCATGAGCATCACCCGTTTTTTTGCCGTCGCGCGGAAGGAGTTTATCCAGATTCGCCGCGACTCGCGCAGCTTGATCATCGTCCTGCTCATGCCCGTGATCCTCATGCTGCTGTTCGGCTATGGCGTGAATCTCGACCTGAAACACCTGCCGGTCTATGTGTATGATCGCGACGGCAGTCAGCAAAGCCAGGATCTCCTCAAACGCTTCCAGGCGAGTGAGTATTTCAACATCGTCATGGTCGCAAGGAATTATCCGGAGCTCGTTCGAGCCATGGATAGCGGCCGTGCCAGGATGGGGATCGTGATTCCCTGGGATTTCTCGCAGCGGCTCCAGGATGGGCGTTCCACACAACTGCAAGCAATTGTCGATGCGACCGATGACAACACTGCCAACATACTCATTGGCTATACCAGGGCTGTGGTCCAAAGCTACTCGTCGGACATTCAACTCAACTGGCTTCGCAGTCAGGGGCTACAAGCCCAGACCGCTTCGGTTAGCGTCGAAACCCGTACCTGGTACAACGAGAATCTCGATAGTAGCGCCTTTATCGTTCCCGGCGTGCTTGCGCTGGTGATGTCGGTAATCGGAGCGTTCCTCACCTCCCTTACTATCGCGCGGGAATGGGAA
Proteins encoded in this region:
- a CDS encoding ATP-binding protein; amino-acid sequence: MPTYEQVTRRHLEILLVEDSEDDAALLELYLKRSGYAPVITRVETAAEMSQALADPAHPWDVILADYNLPSFSAPQALRLLKSTTLDLPFIVMSGAVTEETAVASMRAGAHDYVSKQNLARLIPAIEREIGEAKDRRDRLAAERALRLSEERFRQLVEAMPLGLLLSDRAGRILYGNAALLKLLGYSKQEIESGTITFAQLFAPKTGHSGASHDAWEGHGEPVETSLITREGAVVPTLMGTALLNPQSPPYEQQIAAFLADLTDQKRGQDVLRRTEKLAAAGRMAASIAHEINNPLEAVTNCLYLIAQTDLTEDGQKYVNLAQTELERVIHITTQTLRFYRQNSQPVKTDVHDLIETVLALWDKKLHSYGIRIDRRLEQIPRIVAYDGEVRQVIANLICNAMDAMQNSGGKLVVHTAPATDWKQLTPGIAITIADTGSGMDRKTLERIFEPFFSTKGLTGTGLGLWVSHELIEKHYGSISVRSWAAQPSGTVFRLFLPLEPPAAYSLDTL
- a CDS encoding CHASE3 domain-containing protein, giving the protein MKSRTTGPIVIATLVATTFIVAGNAWLSLRSIKELDQSQNLVTHTWQVITAVERITNSFKDAETGTRGYMLTGDPLYLGPYQLAQHDLPIELETVKKLTADNPDQQERIRRLSEITLQRMQMLDKGIQEYRRHSVDPAHHATEQSIAGKAAMDQVRSIVAEVQYDEQVLLNHRVASSRNSADRARETSLLASFIDLLLILLMIRYILRERQVRIETDLLNDNLHRLQIISDTALSQLSLDNLTAELLDRLRNVLAADCTVLCLWSDGELRIQAASGASIRQGQIVPITSDSPLYRVIHRGQVASISEASSAIPIEELRGKMAAFLMLPLVISGRVQATLIAGRQEARAFSEQERDLLFLAADRIGISLDRANAYEAERAARRLAESHSNAVRILNSELEARVKLRTTELEVANQELEAFSYSVSHDLRAPLRTVDGFSLALEEDYAARLDDTARNYLGRIRSSVQRMGQLIDALLQLSRITRAELVREPIDVTRMASEVMHELEQLNPDREIEFNVEPGLQTTADPKLLRVALENLLGNAVKFTAKTAHAQISMGKEAGSGEFFLRDNGAGFDMNYVNKLFNAFQRLHGDKDFKGSGIGLATVARVIRRHHGEIRAEGKVGEGATFRFTLG
- a CDS encoding response regulator, which translates into the protein MIDKARVILLVEDDPDHEALTKRALKKSNVANDIVVAHDGEEALHLLFDPPPAGLHTLPQVVLLDLKLPKIDGLEVLRAIRTKEITRLLPVVILTSSDEESDMVRSYSLGVNSYIRKPVNFSEFAEAARQLGMYWLVLNECPPTNK
- a CDS encoding ABC transporter permease subunit encodes the protein MKNRYALSRPLVLDRTWPIFIDLSVTLAALAGFFALVKIASYWMGKPIPAVEISQSVSALPLYAFYSLVRIGAAYLLSLIFAVGYGYIAAYNPRAEGLMIAILDILQSIPVLSFLPGVMLAMVALIPTRQLGIEMGAILLIFTGQVWNMAFSFYSSLKSIPRELREAANIYRFSAWQRFWQLELPYSAIGLVWNSMVSVAGGWFFLIACEMFVLGDRDFRLPGLGSYLQTAANSGNSRAIVWGLATMVLIIVAMDQLIWRPVIAWSDRFKFEMSESSDRVSSPILHLLQRSSFLTLLREKTIDPWGESIYRHLAQHSAQRRIEPLEDQGKRKIPPLAIVLAIVAALVVLYAATQALAMLRHIQISEVKLLLMGAGSTFLRVNASLLIASLWTIPVGVMIGFNPRLARFTQPITQIAAAFPAPFLFPIIIVGLQHLGLGLGVGSIVLMLLGTQWYILFNVIAGAMAIPSDLREVADLFHFSNLQRWTTVILPGIFPYLLTGLVTASGGAWNASIIAEYYNLRGHTLQTLGLGAQISAASDKGQFPILLLATMIMATMVVTINRLVWRRLYRLAETRYKLEG